In Aegilops tauschii subsp. strangulata cultivar AL8/78 chromosome 3, Aet v6.0, whole genome shotgun sequence, one genomic interval encodes:
- the LOC109766744 gene encoding uncharacterized protein isoform X1, whose product MLQPIPHCTLHIYSDSPLSLSPVPSIPTYFYTSNSLKPHQDPFISMADEWWSGSQRSHGTSACSAAPLMDTGHAATCGWTSPAAESTSSITFQDPHRSSSTITHQPSSDAASSLGDAHMDWTHAFLSGRSDASFQAVLQDDTLASMTARPLFRAHQPALDEAVMSNPFRAMSHSFSLLDQVPAASSPYGTAPLQGMFDSTGASHNVSVLGECQSSTSYGGTAAMHLNQAATQMLGGGAQLQYLSGSGGFMPFGGAPLSSQLLLQALQPKTSYSSSSNTLMAKFLLQSAEHACSPPARRSEPDSPAAAKRPRIEAPSPLPTFKVRKEKLGDRITALQQLVSPFGKTDTASVLHEANEYIKFLHDQVASLTYPYLKNVNPLQQFQQKGSENAKDDGGEPKKDLRSRGLCLVPVATTYTVASETVPEFWYPTFGGTFR is encoded by the exons ATGCTACAGCCCATACCACACTGTACCCTTCATATATACTCAGattcccctctctctctctcccccgtTCCATCCATTCCAACCTACTTCTACACCTCAAACTCCCTCAAACCGCATCAAGATCCCTTCATCTCCATGGCCGACGAGTGGTGGAGTGGTTCACAGAGGAGCCACGGGACGTCGGCGTGCTCCGCCGCGCCACTCATGGACACGGGTCACGCAGCCACATGCGGCTGGACGTCCCCGGCCGCGGAGTCGACGAGCTCAATAACCTTCCAGGATCCCCACAGGAGCAGCAGTACTATCACTCACCAGCCTTCATCCGATGCCGCTTCCTCGCTTGGTGATGCACACATGGACTGGACGCACGCCTTCTT GAGCGGGAGAAGCGACGCTAGCTTCCAAGCCGTGCTTCAGGACGATACGCTGGCGTCAATGACGGCGCGGCCCTTATTTCGAGCTCATCAGCCGGCGCTGGACGAGGCCGTGATGAGCAATCCGTTCAGGGCGATGAGCCACAGCTTCAGCTTGCTCGACCAGGTGCCTGCAGCGTCGTCTCCGTACGGCACGGCGCCACTGCAAGGTATGTTCGATAGCACCGGGGCGTCGCACAACGTATCGGTGTTGGGGGAGTGCCAGTCGTCGACCAGCTATGGCGGCACGGCGGCGATGCACTTAAATCAAGCGGCGACGCAGATGCTAGGCGGTGGCGCCCAACTGCAGTACTTGTCCGGGTCCGGCGGCTTCATGCCTTTCGGCGGCGCCCCTCTGTCGTCGCAGCTTCTCTTGCAAGCCCTACAGCCCAAGACCAGCTACAGCTCTAGCTCCAATACCCTCATGGCGAAG TTTCTCCTGCAGTCTGCCGAGCACGCGTGCTCACCGCCGGCGAGGAGAAGCGAGCCCGACTCGCCCGCCGCGGCGAAAAGGCCACGGATCGAGGCGCCGTCGCCGTTGCCCACGTTTAAG GTGAGGAAAGAGAAGCTAGGGGACAGAATCACTGCGCTCCAGCAACTAGTCTCGCCTTTTGGAAAG ACCGATACCGCATCGGTTCTTCACGAGGCCAACGAATACATCAAGTTCCTCCATGACCAAGTTGCG TCTCTGACCTACCCGTACTTGAAGAATGTGAACCCGTTGCAGCAGTTCCAGCAGAAG GGTTCCGAGAATgcgaaggacgacggcggcgAGCCGAAGAAGGACCTCCGAAGCCGAGGCCTGTGCCTTGTGCCGGTAGCAACGACGTACACGGTTGCGAGCGAGACGGTGCCGGAATTCTGGTACCCAACATTTGGAGGCACGTTTAGGTAG
- the LOC109766744 gene encoding uncharacterized protein isoform X2, with translation MLQPIPHCTLHIYSDSPLSLSPVPSIPTYFYTSNSLKPHQDPFISMADEWWSGSQRSHGTSACSAAPLMDTGHAATCGWTSPAAESTSSITFQDPHRSSSTITHQPSSDAASSLGDAHMDWTHAFLSGRSDASFQAVLQDDTLASMTARPLFRAHQPALDEAVMSNPFRAMSHSFSLLDQVPAASSPYGTAPLQGMFDSTGASHNVSVLGECQSSTSYGGTAAMHLNQAATQMLGGGAQLQYLSGSGGFMPFGGAPLSSQLLLQALQPKTSYSSSSNTLMAKSAEHACSPPARRSEPDSPAAAKRPRIEAPSPLPTFKVRKEKLGDRITALQQLVSPFGKTDTASVLHEANEYIKFLHDQVASLTYPYLKNVNPLQQFQQKGSENAKDDGGEPKKDLRSRGLCLVPVATTYTVASETVPEFWYPTFGGTFR, from the exons ATGCTACAGCCCATACCACACTGTACCCTTCATATATACTCAGattcccctctctctctctcccccgtTCCATCCATTCCAACCTACTTCTACACCTCAAACTCCCTCAAACCGCATCAAGATCCCTTCATCTCCATGGCCGACGAGTGGTGGAGTGGTTCACAGAGGAGCCACGGGACGTCGGCGTGCTCCGCCGCGCCACTCATGGACACGGGTCACGCAGCCACATGCGGCTGGACGTCCCCGGCCGCGGAGTCGACGAGCTCAATAACCTTCCAGGATCCCCACAGGAGCAGCAGTACTATCACTCACCAGCCTTCATCCGATGCCGCTTCCTCGCTTGGTGATGCACACATGGACTGGACGCACGCCTTCTT GAGCGGGAGAAGCGACGCTAGCTTCCAAGCCGTGCTTCAGGACGATACGCTGGCGTCAATGACGGCGCGGCCCTTATTTCGAGCTCATCAGCCGGCGCTGGACGAGGCCGTGATGAGCAATCCGTTCAGGGCGATGAGCCACAGCTTCAGCTTGCTCGACCAGGTGCCTGCAGCGTCGTCTCCGTACGGCACGGCGCCACTGCAAGGTATGTTCGATAGCACCGGGGCGTCGCACAACGTATCGGTGTTGGGGGAGTGCCAGTCGTCGACCAGCTATGGCGGCACGGCGGCGATGCACTTAAATCAAGCGGCGACGCAGATGCTAGGCGGTGGCGCCCAACTGCAGTACTTGTCCGGGTCCGGCGGCTTCATGCCTTTCGGCGGCGCCCCTCTGTCGTCGCAGCTTCTCTTGCAAGCCCTACAGCCCAAGACCAGCTACAGCTCTAGCTCCAATACCCTCATGGCGAAG TCTGCCGAGCACGCGTGCTCACCGCCGGCGAGGAGAAGCGAGCCCGACTCGCCCGCCGCGGCGAAAAGGCCACGGATCGAGGCGCCGTCGCCGTTGCCCACGTTTAAG GTGAGGAAAGAGAAGCTAGGGGACAGAATCACTGCGCTCCAGCAACTAGTCTCGCCTTTTGGAAAG ACCGATACCGCATCGGTTCTTCACGAGGCCAACGAATACATCAAGTTCCTCCATGACCAAGTTGCG TCTCTGACCTACCCGTACTTGAAGAATGTGAACCCGTTGCAGCAGTTCCAGCAGAAG GGTTCCGAGAATgcgaaggacgacggcggcgAGCCGAAGAAGGACCTCCGAAGCCGAGGCCTGTGCCTTGTGCCGGTAGCAACGACGTACACGGTTGCGAGCGAGACGGTGCCGGAATTCTGGTACCCAACATTTGGAGGCACGTTTAGGTAG
- the LOC109766743 gene encoding NAD(P)H dehydrogenase (quinone) FQR1 isoform X1, producing MPLPQTDTKKAGAPVQDTRPLSSCQISSPRSSEAASPMAVKVYVVYYSMYGHVAKLADEIKKGATSVEGVEAKIWQVPETLPEEVLGKMGAPPKLDAPIITPQELAEADGILFGFPTRFGMMAAQMKAFFDATGGLWREQSLAGKPAGIFFSTGTQGGGQETTALTTVTQLTHHGMVFVPVGYTFGAKLFDMDKVQGGSPYGAGTFAADGSRWPSEMELEHAFHQGQYFASIAKKLKGSA from the exons ATGCCACTACCACAAACTGACACCAAGAAGGCAGGGGCACCAGTTCAGGACACTCGCCCGCTCTCCAGTTGCCAGATCTCCAGCCCCAGGAGCTCCGAAGCAGCCTCTCCAATGGCGGTCAAGGTCTATGTCGT GTACTACTCCATGTATGGACATGTTGCTAAACTAGCTGATGAGATAAAGAAAGGTGCGACGTCAGTCGAAGGTGTCGAAGCTAAAATATGGCAG GTCCCTGAAACTCTCCCCGAGGAAGTACTTGGAAAGATGGGCGCACCTCCTAAGCTTGATGCCCCAATCATCACACCACAAGAACTTGCGGAGGCAGATGGGATCCTGTTTGGTTTTCCTACAAGGTTTGGCATGATGGCTGCGCAAATGAAGGCATTCTTTGACGCAACTGGTGGCCTGTGGAGGGAGCAGAGTCTTGCAGGCAAACCTGCAGGCATCTTCTTCAGCACCGGTACTCAGGGTGGCGGGCAGGAGACTACAGC ATTGACAACGGTAACCCAGTTGACTCACCACGGCATGGTGTTTGTTCCTGTCGGGTACACCTTCGGTGCCAAGCTGTTCGACATGGACAAAGTGCAGGGTGGCAGCCCGTACGGCGCAGGCACATTTGCTGCAGATGGTTCGAGGTGGCCATCTGAGATGGAGCTGGAGCACGCCTTCCACCAGGGCCAGTACTTTGCGAGCATTGCGAAGAAACTCAAGGGATCTGCTTGA
- the LOC109766743 gene encoding NAD(P)H dehydrogenase (quinone) FQR1 isoform X2, with protein sequence MYGHVAKLADEIKKGATSVEGVEAKIWQVPETLPEEVLGKMGAPPKLDAPIITPQELAEADGILFGFPTRFGMMAAQMKAFFDATGGLWREQSLAGKPAGIFFSTGTQGGGQETTALTTVTQLTHHGMVFVPVGYTFGAKLFDMDKVQGGSPYGAGTFAADGSRWPSEMELEHAFHQGQYFASIAKKLKGSA encoded by the exons ATGTATGGACATGTTGCTAAACTAGCTGATGAGATAAAGAAAGGTGCGACGTCAGTCGAAGGTGTCGAAGCTAAAATATGGCAG GTCCCTGAAACTCTCCCCGAGGAAGTACTTGGAAAGATGGGCGCACCTCCTAAGCTTGATGCCCCAATCATCACACCACAAGAACTTGCGGAGGCAGATGGGATCCTGTTTGGTTTTCCTACAAGGTTTGGCATGATGGCTGCGCAAATGAAGGCATTCTTTGACGCAACTGGTGGCCTGTGGAGGGAGCAGAGTCTTGCAGGCAAACCTGCAGGCATCTTCTTCAGCACCGGTACTCAGGGTGGCGGGCAGGAGACTACAGC ATTGACAACGGTAACCCAGTTGACTCACCACGGCATGGTGTTTGTTCCTGTCGGGTACACCTTCGGTGCCAAGCTGTTCGACATGGACAAAGTGCAGGGTGGCAGCCCGTACGGCGCAGGCACATTTGCTGCAGATGGTTCGAGGTGGCCATCTGAGATGGAGCTGGAGCACGCCTTCCACCAGGGCCAGTACTTTGCGAGCATTGCGAAGAAACTCAAGGGATCTGCTTGA